The Sulfurimonas lithotrophica genome includes a region encoding these proteins:
- the hypD gene encoding hydrogenase formation protein HypD — translation MSLELKNLYDNFRDADTIKAYAKIIAEDAKKLQNPINIMEVCGGHTHTIMKYGIPQLLPENIKFIHGPGCPVCIMPKERIDHAYILSMQEDVILVTLGDMIKVPGSNGSLQAARSKGADVRFVYSPMECIKIAEENPNKKVIFFAIGFETTTPMTAALLDAVIKKDIKNIYFHINHVTVPEVMRELIDSRDEHVDSYNNKIDAFLGPSHVSVISGSKIYEEFPRDYKRPVVVSGFEPVDVMQAISMILKQFIQNRCELEIEYKRLVSYDGNLKAQSLIDKYFEKRGMFKWRGLGNIPDSALKLRDEYAKYDAEIIYKEVLPLEEIEDHKLCICGDILRGMANPPECTIFGTACKPSSPVGSCMVSSEGACAAYYKYGNLL, via the coding sequence ATGAGTTTAGAACTTAAAAATCTCTATGATAATTTTAGAGATGCAGATACCATAAAAGCATATGCAAAAATCATAGCCGAAGATGCAAAAAAACTGCAAAACCCTATAAATATTATGGAGGTGTGCGGAGGTCATACCCATACTATTATGAAATACGGTATCCCTCAACTACTGCCCGAAAATATAAAGTTTATCCACGGTCCGGGTTGTCCGGTTTGCATCATGCCAAAAGAGCGGATAGACCATGCATATATACTCTCAATGCAAGAGGATGTGATACTTGTAACTTTGGGTGATATGATTAAAGTACCGGGAAGTAACGGCAGTCTGCAAGCTGCAAGAAGTAAAGGTGCTGACGTAAGATTTGTGTATTCACCTATGGAGTGCATCAAGATAGCAGAAGAAAATCCAAATAAGAAAGTTATATTTTTTGCCATAGGGTTTGAAACCACAACTCCTATGACTGCCGCACTATTAGATGCTGTTATAAAAAAAGATATTAAAAATATTTACTTTCATATCAACCATGTAACGGTACCTGAAGTTATGCGTGAACTTATAGATTCACGTGATGAGCACGTTGATAGTTACAACAACAAGATAGATGCTTTTCTTGGACCGTCTCACGTTAGCGTAATAAGCGGAAGCAAGATATATGAAGAGTTTCCAAGGGATTATAAAAGACCCGTAGTGGTCTCAGGTTTTGAACCTGTCGATGTTATGCAGGCAATCTCTATGATACTCAAGCAGTTTATACAAAACAGATGTGAGTTAGAAATCGAGTATAAAAGACTTGTCTCATATGATGGAAACCTAAAAGCCCAAAGTCTTATAGATAAATACTTTGAAAAACGCGGCATGTTCAAATGGCGTGGACTTGGAAATATTCCTGATTCTGCTTTAAAACTAAGAGATGAGTACGCTAAGTACGATGCCGAGATAATATACAAAGAAGTCCTGCCTTTAGAAGAGATAGAGGATCATAAACTCTGCATCTGCGGCGATATTTTACGTGGTATGGCAAATCCGCCCGAATGTACTATATTTGGCACTGCATGTAAACCTTCAAGCCCTGTTGGAAGCTGTATGGTAAGTAGTGAAGGGGCATGTGCGGCATATTATAAATATGGAAACTTATTATGA
- a CDS encoding SixA phosphatase family protein — protein MKKLFLIRHAKSSWSDMNLDDFDRPLNKRGLQNAPMMAKRLKEKGVMPDIILSSPAKRAKKTASIIADGIGFSKKVKFDDELYEAMPSLLHSKIINIKDKHECAFLIGHNPELNMIAEDFIDFGENIVTCGIVEIEFKCDSWAKVNSKNAKFLSYDYPKKGN, from the coding sequence ATGAAAAAGCTTTTTTTAATAAGACATGCAAAATCCTCTTGGAGTGATATGAATTTGGATGACTTCGATCGACCTCTTAATAAACGCGGACTTCAAAATGCTCCTATGATGGCAAAGCGTTTAAAAGAAAAAGGTGTGATGCCTGATATTATATTGTCAAGTCCCGCTAAACGTGCCAAAAAAACGGCTAGTATTATCGCAGACGGTATAGGTTTTTCTAAGAAGGTAAAGTTTGATGATGAATTATATGAAGCAATGCCTAGTTTGTTGCACTCTAAAATAATAAACATAAAAGACAAACATGAATGTGCATTTTTAATCGGACACAACCCTGAGTTAAATATGATAGCGGAAGATTTTATCGATTTTGGAGAGAATATAGTGACTTGCGGAATTGTTGAGATTGAATTTAAATGTGATTCTTGGGCAAAAGTAAATAGCAAAAATGCTAAATTTCTTTCTTATGATTATCCAAAAAAAGGCAATTGA
- a CDS encoding aldo/keto reductase, producing MQYRYIGKTGLRVTPICLGTMSFGSWSDEKESYKIMDKAVDFGINFFDTAELYPVPPKAKYTGETEHIIGKWLKGKKRENLIIASKVAGAANGWFVPPIRNGMTAIDSFHIKTAIEGSLKRLGTDYIDLYQMHWPDNVVPIEESLKAFDELVKEGKVRYLGTSNDTAYGLTKANETSKRLGIARFESIQNNFSLNNPRFLDELANVCKKENISLLPYSPIAGGVLSGKYNGEFLPSIARYSDYLKSENPRLKAQGTRFVNEKSLAATVKYMELAKKLEISPVTLAVAYSKQFDFVASTIIGARTAKQLDESFSAMDINLNDETMKEIQDIQNEIMYPMG from the coding sequence ATGCAATACAGATACATAGGAAAAACAGGTCTTAGAGTTACGCCCATTTGTTTAGGAACTATGAGTTTTGGTTCATGGAGTGATGAGAAAGAATCTTACAAAATTATGGATAAAGCGGTTGATTTTGGAATAAATTTCTTTGATACGGCAGAACTTTATCCTGTCCCTCCAAAAGCAAAATACACAGGTGAGACTGAACATATTATAGGAAAATGGCTAAAGGGTAAAAAAAGAGAAAATCTTATAATAGCATCTAAAGTCGCAGGTGCGGCAAACGGTTGGTTTGTACCTCCCATTCGTAATGGTATGACGGCAATTGACAGCTTTCATATAAAAACCGCGATAGAGGGAAGTTTAAAAAGACTAGGTACAGATTATATAGATTTGTATCAGATGCATTGGCCGGATAACGTAGTACCCATAGAGGAGTCTTTAAAAGCTTTTGATGAGTTGGTTAAAGAGGGTAAGGTACGCTATCTTGGAACATCAAACGACACGGCTTACGGTTTGACTAAAGCAAACGAGACCTCTAAAAGACTAGGCATAGCAAGATTTGAATCGATTCAAAATAACTTTTCACTAAACAATCCAAGGTTTTTAGACGAGCTTGCAAACGTATGTAAAAAAGAAAATATATCACTGCTTCCATACTCACCAATAGCAGGAGGAGTATTAAGCGGAAAATATAACGGCGAGTTCTTACCTAGTATAGCAAGATATTCAGACTATTTAAAAAGTGAAAATCCAAGATTAAAAGCACAGGGTACAAGGTTTGTAAATGAGAAGTCTTTAGCCGCAACTGTAAAATATATGGAGCTTGCTAAAAAACTGGAAATTTCACCCGTAACTTTAGCAGTGGCATATTCAAAGCAGTTTGACTTTGTGGCATCCACTATTATAGGTGCAAGGACTGCAAAGCAATTGGATGAGTCTTTTTCGGCTATGGATATAAACTTGAATGATGAGACTATGAAAGAGATACAAGATATTCAAAATGAAATAATGTACCCGATGGGTTGA
- a CDS encoding universal stress protein produces MDNFKNIVVGLDISKNSLQILKRAFSLANENKSKITIVHAIDTNWLDSILSDINFEDVKDSAKKEIEKEISSFDTNNIEYSIIVDKKDPSSFIINTAKDIQASLVIIGENSKENFETKVFGTTAHKVAQNSNIPLLIIKNNYNNPYENIVAFTDFSKVSLDGIKFSNDFFNKDDIKVVSAYQQASELTLRYYNNYENKDKIQLKIKEKKEEEFRSFVEQNSIKNAQLLEDTYSVKNILSEYVDKNKNDLVVLGSKGINNSSSLLYGSTSSYLMENLNSDILVFVP; encoded by the coding sequence ATGGATAATTTTAAAAATATTGTTGTGGGATTGGATATCTCAAAGAATTCATTACAAATTTTAAAAAGAGCTTTTTCTCTAGCAAATGAAAATAAATCAAAAATTACAATAGTTCATGCCATTGATACTAACTGGCTCGATAGTATTTTATCGGATATCAATTTTGAAGATGTAAAAGATAGTGCTAAAAAAGAGATTGAAAAAGAGATATCTTCTTTTGATACAAATAATATTGAGTATTCTATAATTGTAGATAAAAAAGATCCATCCTCTTTTATAATAAATACGGCAAAAGATATACAAGCAAGTTTAGTTATAATCGGGGAAAATTCAAAAGAAAATTTTGAAACCAAAGTTTTTGGAACAACTGCACATAAAGTAGCACAAAATAGCAATATACCTTTGTTGATTATAAAAAACAATTATAATAATCCATATGAAAATATAGTTGCTTTTACGGACTTTTCTAAAGTTTCTTTAGATGGAATTAAATTTTCGAATGATTTTTTCAATAAAGACGATATAAAAGTTGTTTCAGCATATCAACAGGCAAGTGAACTTACTCTTAGATACTATAATAATTACGAAAATAAAGATAAGATTCAATTAAAAATAAAAGAAAAAAAAGAAGAAGAGTTTAGAAGTTTTGTTGAACAAAATAGTATAAAAAATGCTCAATTACTTGAAGATACGTACAGTGTTAAAAATATATTGTCTGAGTATGTTGATAAAAACAAAAACGATTTAGTTGTTTTAGGTTCTAAAGGTATAAATAACTCAAGTTCTTTATTATATGGATCAACATCATCTTATTTGATGGAAAACTTAAATAGTGATATTTTAGTTTTTGTACCATAG
- the hypE gene encoding hydrogenase expression/formation protein HypE, giving the protein MNKTITLAQGNGGVENNELISKVFYKAFKNEILEKSEDAAVIQNGSLAFSTDSFTVSPIFFEGGNIGKLAVCGTCNDLAMMGAKPKYLTCSVIIEEGFALRDLEKIVRSMKSELELNGAIVVSGDTKVVPRGSVDKIFINTTGVGEITKEGISSNKISKDDVILVNRDIGCHGATIFIAREGIEMDSELESDCKSLYPQVKALIDAGINITAMRDATRGGVGAVLNEWAKQSNICIEVEEERIPVRDEVKGVCEMLGFEATSLANEGTFVLAIKKEDKEKALEILKVFEDNSYACEIASVTDEHLQKVILKSSWGTKRFLDTPTGELLPRIC; this is encoded by the coding sequence ATGAATAAAACAATAACTTTAGCTCAGGGGAATGGCGGAGTTGAAAACAATGAGTTGATCTCAAAAGTATTTTATAAAGCATTTAAAAATGAGATTTTAGAAAAAAGCGAAGATGCCGCGGTAATACAAAACGGCTCGCTTGCGTTTTCAACCGATAGTTTTACCGTAAGTCCTATTTTTTTTGAGGGTGGCAATATAGGAAAGTTAGCCGTATGCGGAACATGTAACGATTTAGCCATGATGGGTGCCAAGCCCAAATATCTTACTTGCAGTGTTATTATTGAAGAGGGTTTTGCCCTGAGAGATTTGGAAAAAATAGTCCGCAGTATGAAGAGTGAATTAGAGTTAAATGGCGCTATTGTTGTTAGCGGCGATACAAAGGTAGTACCTCGCGGAAGTGTTGATAAGATATTTATAAACACAACAGGAGTGGGCGAGATTACAAAAGAGGGCATCAGCTCAAACAAAATAAGTAAAGATGATGTGATTTTAGTAAACAGAGATATAGGATGCCACGGAGCTACCATCTTTATAGCCCGTGAAGGAATTGAGATGGACTCTGAGCTTGAAAGTGATTGTAAATCTTTATATCCGCAAGTAAAAGCTTTAATAGATGCAGGGATAAATATTACGGCTATGCGTGATGCTACACGCGGAGGTGTCGGGGCTGTTTTAAACGAATGGGCAAAACAGTCAAATATATGCATCGAAGTAGAAGAAGAAAGAATCCCTGTTAGGGATGAGGTAAAAGGTGTATGTGAGATGCTGGGCTTTGAAGCTACATCTTTGGCAAATGAAGGCACGTTTGTACTTGCGATAAAAAAAGAGGATAAGGAAAAAGCACTTGAGATTCTAAAGGTTTTTGAAGACAACTCATATGCGTGCGAGATAGCAAGTGTGACAGATGAGCATCTGCAAAAAGTAATACTTAAAAGTTCATGGGGGACTAAAAGGTTCTTAGATACTCCAACAGGTGAGTTACTTCCTAGGATTTGTTAG
- a CDS encoding hydrogenase maturation protein, translating to MRILLLVSAFNSLSQSVYTYLKDNKHEVVVEFFISEDELNKTIKEFLPDIIFAPYLKKFIPKEIYEKTPTYILHPGIRGDRGHNALDNALKENKDEWGVVILRANEEFDAGDIYAEVNFKMREDTKASIYRDEVTNSALKALDKLLENIKDKSFIPTSQLDAPFHTYLTQNDRAIDWERDSSKDIIKKINYSDSYPGVKDEFFGIECYLFGAHEEERFRGGVKEVLAKRDGAICVGTKDSAIWISHLKELGRFKLPATYVLKDKIQGVKEERLPLLFDMSYKTFYEISVTRDGDVSYLCFNFHNGAMSSEQCIRLKYAFDFLRENSKVIVLVGAKEFFSNGIHLNILEDSKKQGEDGWSNINAMNDLLKSIIFADDVVSVASLHKNAGAGGLFLALACDKVIARDGVVLNPHYKTLGLSGSEYHTYTMAKRVGQEQMDKLLDDCLPISVQNAKSIGLIDEVCGRENYFQDLKEYAKTFLEDEDSYDDFIYEKQDYLDENKEYINSCKENELKVMHPQFWDEQSEFHKLRHEFVYKTCPIKTPERFKNHA from the coding sequence TTGAGAATATTACTTTTGGTATCTGCTTTTAACTCTCTTTCACAAAGTGTATATACATATCTAAAAGATAATAAACACGAAGTTGTAGTTGAATTTTTTATAAGTGAAGATGAGTTAAATAAAACCATAAAAGAGTTTTTACCGGATATTATCTTTGCACCTTATCTTAAAAAATTCATCCCAAAAGAGATTTACGAAAAAACTCCTACATATATATTGCATCCGGGGATAAGAGGCGACCGAGGACACAATGCACTTGATAATGCACTAAAAGAAAACAAAGATGAATGGGGTGTAGTAATCCTTCGTGCAAATGAGGAGTTTGATGCAGGTGATATATACGCAGAAGTTAATTTTAAAATGCGTGAAGATACAAAAGCATCTATATACAGAGACGAGGTTACAAATTCTGCTTTAAAAGCCTTGGATAAACTTCTTGAAAATATTAAAGATAAAAGTTTTATACCAACTTCTCAGCTAGATGCACCTTTTCACACTTACCTTACCCAAAACGACAGGGCAATCGACTGGGAGAGAGACAGTTCAAAAGATATTATAAAAAAAATAAACTACAGCGATTCATATCCTGGTGTAAAAGATGAGTTCTTTGGTATAGAGTGCTATCTGTTCGGGGCTCACGAAGAAGAGAGGTTCAGAGGTGGAGTGAAAGAGGTCTTGGCAAAGCGTGACGGTGCTATATGTGTCGGAACAAAAGACTCTGCTATTTGGATAAGTCACTTAAAAGAGCTAGGCAGGTTTAAATTGCCTGCCACCTATGTACTAAAAGATAAGATTCAAGGTGTTAAAGAAGAGAGGCTTCCACTATTATTTGATATGAGTTATAAAACTTTTTATGAGATAAGCGTAACAAGGGACGGTGACGTATCATACCTTTGTTTTAACTTTCATAACGGTGCCATGAGTTCTGAGCAGTGCATTAGGTTAAAGTATGCGTTTGATTTTTTAAGAGAAAACTCAAAAGTAATAGTCCTAGTCGGTGCAAAAGAATTTTTCTCAAACGGAATCCATCTAAACATACTCGAAGACTCAAAAAAGCAGGGTGAAGACGGTTGGAGCAATATTAACGCTATGAACGATTTGCTAAAATCGATTATATTTGCCGATGATGTTGTGAGCGTTGCATCTCTGCATAAAAATGCAGGGGCGGGTGGTTTGTTCTTGGCCTTAGCCTGTGACAAGGTCATAGCAAGGGATGGTGTAGTTCTAAATCCACATTATAAAACACTTGGACTAAGCGGTAGTGAGTACCATACTTACACTATGGCAAAAAGAGTAGGGCAAGAACAGATGGATAAACTGCTTGATGATTGTTTGCCTATAAGTGTGCAAAATGCTAAAAGTATAGGCTTGATAGATGAAGTATGTGGGAGGGAAAATTATTTTCAAGATTTAAAAGAGTATGCAAAAACTTTTTTAGAAGATGAAGATTCATATGATGATTTTATATATGAAAAACAAGATTATCTTGATGAGAACAAAGAGTATATAAATTCCTGCAAAGAGAACGAACTAAAAGTTATGCATCCGCAGTTTTGGGATGAACAAAGTGAGTTTCATAAACTAAGACATGAGTTTGTATATAAAACATGTCCTATAAAAACACCGGAGAGATTCAAAAATCATGCATGA
- the hypA gene encoding hydrogenase maturation nickel metallochaperone HypA has translation MHEYSIVQALIDSCEENAKQNQASKVTKVVVKIGVMSGVEPHLLEIAFNTFKDGTMCADAEFVMNIQEIRVLCESCIKESELKKLEYLCPNCGSNQLKVLDGEDMYLMQLELE, from the coding sequence ATGCATGAATATTCAATAGTACAAGCTTTAATAGACAGCTGTGAAGAAAACGCAAAACAAAACCAAGCAAGCAAAGTTACAAAAGTAGTAGTAAAGATAGGTGTAATGAGCGGTGTTGAACCACATCTTCTTGAAATAGCATTTAATACTTTTAAAGATGGGACTATGTGTGCAGATGCAGAGTTTGTTATGAATATACAAGAGATAAGAGTTTTATGTGAGAGTTGTATAAAAGAGAGTGAACTAAAAAAATTAGAATATTTATGTCCAAACTGTGGAAGTAATCAGCTGAAAGTACTTGACGGCGAAGATATGTATCTGATGCAACTTGAATTAGAGTAG
- the rplU gene encoding 50S ribosomal protein L21 encodes MYAIIKNGGKQYKVEEGDILLLDKMSLEPKATIEIEEVLAVNAGELKVGAPYVDGAKVTAEVINEGRDKKVVIFKKRRRKDSKVKRGFRRDFTRVRITKIAA; translated from the coding sequence ATGTACGCAATTATCAAAAATGGTGGTAAGCAATATAAGGTTGAAGAAGGCGATATCTTATTATTAGATAAAATGTCTTTAGAGCCAAAAGCTACTATCGAAATCGAAGAAGTTCTTGCTGTAAATGCAGGTGAGCTTAAAGTTGGAGCTCCATATGTAGATGGTGCTAAAGTTACTGCTGAAGTAATTAATGAAGGTCGTGATAAGAAAGTTGTAATCTTTAAAAAGCGTCGTCGTAAAGACTCTAAAGTTAAAAGAGGTTTCAGAAGAGACTTCACACGTGTTCGTATCACAAAAATCGCTGCATAA
- the rpmA gene encoding 50S ribosomal protein L27 has translation MAHKKGQGSTQNNRDSAGRRLGVKKYGGESVVAGNIIIRQRGTKIHPGKNVGMGKDHTIFALVDGEVKFERKDKKRQQVSIIPAA, from the coding sequence ATGGCACATAAGAAAGGTCAAGGTAGTACACAAAATAATCGTGACTCGGCTGGTAGAAGACTTGGTGTTAAGAAATATGGTGGTGAATCAGTAGTAGCTGGTAACATCATTATTCGTCAACGTGGAACTAAAATCCACCCGGGTAAAAATGTTGGTATGGGTAAAGATCATACAATTTTTGCTCTTGTTGACGGTGAAGTGAAATTTGAGCGTAAAGATAAAAAACGTCAACAAGTTTCAATTATTCCTGCTGCATAA
- the obgE gene encoding GTPase ObgE, with product MFTDSVELKVSSGKGGPGCVSFRREKFVLNGGPNGGDGGKGGDIYFKCDNNTHTLSAFQRKMHIKADNGMPGEGSNMTGKSGKKKVIIVPPGTQIIDMQSGEVLFDMIKDGQEEKFLEGGKGGLGNTHFKSSTKQRPTYAQPGQKGESREIKLDLKLIADVGLVGFPNVGKSTLISTVSNARPEIANYEFTTLTPKLGQVNIGDFESFIMADIPGIIGGAHEGKGLGIKFLRHIERTKTLLFMIDLASYRDLKEQIEVLKDEVASFSEKLGSSKYAIALTRTDIINPDELNDLVQSFLDIIGVKANTKSDFNFDDNIPYFVQESADETLGFDKSMPYFIAPISSATHKNIDALKHALFNLVQSDRR from the coding sequence ATGTTTACGGACAGTGTCGAATTAAAAGTTTCTTCTGGTAAAGGCGGTCCTGGTTGTGTGTCGTTTCGTAGAGAAAAGTTTGTACTAAACGGTGGTCCAAACGGTGGAGATGGCGGAAAAGGTGGAGACATCTATTTCAAATGTGACAACAATACTCATACACTTTCTGCTTTTCAGCGTAAAATGCATATAAAAGCCGACAACGGTATGCCGGGTGAAGGCTCGAACATGACTGGAAAATCAGGCAAGAAAAAAGTTATCATTGTACCTCCCGGAACTCAGATTATAGATATGCAAAGCGGTGAAGTTCTTTTTGATATGATTAAAGACGGTCAAGAGGAAAAGTTTTTAGAAGGCGGAAAAGGCGGACTTGGAAATACCCACTTTAAAAGTTCGACTAAACAACGCCCAACTTACGCTCAACCTGGTCAAAAAGGTGAGAGTAGAGAGATAAAACTTGATCTTAAACTGATTGCTGATGTCGGTCTGGTAGGCTTTCCAAATGTCGGTAAATCAACTCTGATCTCTACAGTTTCAAATGCCCGCCCTGAGATTGCAAACTATGAGTTTACTACACTTACTCCAAAACTTGGTCAAGTTAACATAGGTGATTTCGAGTCTTTTATCATGGCTGATATTCCTGGAATTATCGGTGGAGCACATGAAGGTAAAGGACTTGGAATTAAGTTTTTACGCCATATTGAGCGTACGAAAACCTTACTTTTTATGATTGATTTGGCATCTTACAGAGATTTAAAAGAGCAAATCGAAGTTTTAAAAGATGAAGTTGCATCTTTTTCAGAAAAACTTGGGAGTTCTAAGTATGCTATCGCACTAACTCGTACGGATATTATAAATCCTGATGAGTTAAACGATTTAGTTCAAAGCTTTTTAGATATTATAGGTGTTAAAGCAAATACTAAAAGTGATTTTAATTTTGATGATAATATACCTTATTTTGTTCAAGAGAGTGCAGACGAGACTTTAGGGTTTGATAAATCTATGCCTTATTTTATTGCACCGATATCTTCGGCTACACATAAAAATATAGATGCATTAAAACATGCCTTGTTTAATTTAGTACAAAGTGACAGAAGGTAG
- the fmt gene encoding methionyl-tRNA formyltransferase, whose translation MRVIFMGTPDYAEAILAKLIDTDGIDVVAVYTQPDKPVGRKKILTPPVVKTLALDNNIDVYQPNRLRDEDVVNELLKIECDYIVVAAYGQILPKAVLEHAPCINLHASILPQYRGASPIQQSLLNNDAKTGVTAMLMDEGLDTGDIIKIEEIEIPKDMIVGELFDALTKIATDLTVDVVQNYDNYTPVKQDDSNATHCTKITKANGLVEFEDAYDLYNKYRAYTPWPGIYLQSGLKLKQISLLDSQKDGEAGKIISINENSVDISCLKGSIRIYKVQPQSKKEMDVISYINGKRLSIEDNLS comes from the coding sequence GTGCGTGTTATCTTTATGGGGACACCCGATTATGCCGAAGCAATACTTGCTAAACTAATAGATACCGATGGTATTGATGTTGTTGCAGTTTACACTCAGCCTGATAAACCGGTGGGTCGTAAAAAGATATTAACCCCTCCTGTTGTAAAGACTTTGGCACTAGATAATAATATAGATGTGTATCAGCCAAATAGACTTCGTGATGAAGATGTTGTTAATGAGCTTTTAAAAATAGAATGTGATTATATTGTTGTAGCAGCATACGGTCAGATACTTCCAAAGGCTGTACTTGAACATGCCCCATGTATAAACCTTCATGCATCAATTCTACCACAGTATCGTGGAGCAAGCCCGATCCAGCAGTCACTTTTAAATAACGATGCTAAAACCGGTGTTACTGCGATGCTTATGGATGAAGGTTTGGATACGGGCGATATTATAAAGATAGAAGAGATAGAAATTCCAAAAGATATGATAGTCGGTGAGCTTTTTGATGCACTGACAAAAATAGCAACAGATTTAACTGTTGATGTAGTTCAAAACTATGATAACTATACACCTGTAAAACAAGATGATTCAAATGCTACCCATTGTACAAAAATTACAAAAGCAAACGGTTTGGTAGAATTTGAAGATGCATATGATCTATATAACAAGTATCGTGCATATACACCTTGGCCGGGGATATATTTACAAAGTGGATTAAAACTAAAGCAAATATCTTTATTAGATTCCCAAAAAGACGGTGAAGCAGGAAAAATCATATCTATAAATGAAAACAGTGTAGATATCTCTTGTTTAAAAGGTTCTATTAGAATATACAAAGTTCAGCCGCAATCCAAAAAAGAGATGGATGTTATCTCTTATATAAACGGAAAAAGACTATCTATT